The Calliphora vicina chromosome 3, idCalVici1.1, whole genome shotgun sequence genome contains a region encoding:
- the LOC135954164 gene encoding uncharacterized protein LOC135954164, translating to MSPVRSTASPLYINILLLSRSTGVDWIIVKKFFLIAFAVIAAVAADVSHLPSNEYLPPVQEAAPVAAPTSEYLPPVQQVAPVESAPAHELADDGYRYKTNRRVVYRRNRRDVSHLPSNEYLPPVQQEAAPVVAPTNEYLPPVQQVESAPAHELADDGYRYKTNRRVVYRRNRRDVSHLPSNEYLPPVQQEAVEVAPVQEVSNAVVEEAVPAHELADDGYRYKTNRRVVYRRNRRDVSHLPSNEYLPPVQESAPVVDAPVQEFAVVEEAAPAHELADDGYRYKTHRRVVYRRNRRDVSHLPSNEYLPPVQEAAPVEVAPVQEYAAVEEAVPAHELADDGYRYKTHRRVVIRRNRRDVSHLPSNEYLPPVQESAAVEVAPVQEVAVVEEAVPAHELADDGYRYKTNRRVVYRRNRRDVSHLPSNEYLPPVQESAPVDVAPVQEVAVVEEAVPAHELADDGYRYKTHRRVVYRRNRRDVSHLPSNEYLPPVQESAPVEETPVVVNVVEEAVPAHELADDGYRYKTHRRVVYRRNRRDVSHLPSNEYLPPVQEAAPVEVAPVQEVAVVEEAVPAHELAADGYRYKTNRRVVYRRNRRDVSHLPSNEYLPPVQQEAVVAAPTNEYLPPVQQDEAVPAHELSADGYRYKTQRRVVYRRH from the exons ATGTCTCCAGTGAGGAGTACGGCATCACCTCTATACATTAATATTCTGTTACTCAGTCGGAGTACAGGAGTGGATTGGATCATCGTTAAG AAATTTTTCCTGATTGCCTTTGCTGTGATCGCAGCTGTAGCTGCTGATGTCAGCCACTTGCCTTCAAACGAATACTTGCCCCCCGTACAAGAGGCCGCTCCAGTTGCTGCTCCCACCAGCGAGTACTTGCCCCCTGTCCAACAGGTTGCTCCAGTTGAATCTGCTCCCGCTCATGAATTGGCCGATGATGGTTACCGTTACAAGACCAACCGTCGTGTTGTATACCGTCGCAACCGTCGTGATGTCAGCCACTTGCCATCCAACGAATACTTGCCCCCTGTACAACAAGAAGCTGCTCCCGTAGTTGCTCCCACCAACGAATACTTGCCCCCTGTCCAACAGGTTGAATCTGCTCCCGCTCATGAATTGGCCGATGATGGTTACCGTTACAAGACCAACCGTCGCGTTGTATACCGTCGCAACCGTCGTGATGTCAGCCACTTGCCCTCCAACGAATACTTGCCCCCTGTACAACAAGAAGCCGTTGAAGTTGCTCCCGTCCAAGAAGTTTCCAACGCTGTTGTAGAAGAAGCTGTCCCCGCTCACGAATTGGCCGATGATGGTTACCGTTACAAGACCAACCGTCGTGTTGTATACCGTCGCAACCGTCGTGATGTCAGTCACTTGCCCTCCAACGAATACTTGCCCCCTGTACAAGAATCTGCCCCCGTTGTAGATGCTCCCGTCCAAGAATTCGCCGTTGTTGAAGAAGCTGCCCCCGCCCACGAATTGGCCGATGATGGTTACCGTTACAAGACCCACCGTCGCGTTGTATACCGTCGCAACCGTCGTGATGTCAGTCACTTGCCTTCCAACGAATACTTGCCCCCTGTACAAGAAGCCGCTCCCGTTGAAGTTGCTCCCGTCCAAGAATACGCTGCTGTAGAAGAAGCTGTCCCCGCCCACGAATTGGCCGATGATGGTTACCGTTACAAGACCCACCGTCGCGTTGTAATCCGTCGCAACCGTCGTGATGTCAGCCACTTGCCCTCCAACGAATACTTGCCCCCTGTACAAGAATCCGCTGCCGTTGAGGTTGCTCCCGTCCAAGAAGTCGCTGTTGTAGAAGAAGCTGTCCCCGCTCATGAATTGGCCGATGATGGTTACCGTTACAAGACCAACCGTCGTGTTGTATACCGTCGCAACCGTCGTGATGTCAGTCACTTGCCCTCCAACGAATACTTGCCCCCTGTACAAGAATCTGCTCCCGTTGATGTTGCTCCCGTCCAAGAAGTCGCTGTTGTAGAAGAAGCTGTCCCCGCTCACGAATTGGCCGATGATGGTTACCGTTACAAGACCCACCGTCGCGTTGTATACCGTCGCAACCGTCGTGATGTCAGCCACTTGCCCTCCAACGAATACTTGCCCCCTGTACAAGAATCCGCTCCCGTTGAAGAAACCCCCGTTGTTGTCAACGTAGTCGAAGAAGCTGTCCCCGCTCACGAATTGGCCGATGATGGTTACCGTTACAAGACCCACCGTCGCGTTGTATATCGTCGCAACCGTCGTGATGTCAGCCACTTGCCCTCCAACGAATACTTGCCCCCTGTACAAGAAGCCGCTCCCGTTGAAGTTGCTCCCGTCCAAGAAGTCGCCGTTGTTGAAGAAGCTGTCCCCGCCCACGAATTGGCCGCTGATGGTTACCGTTACAAGACCAACCGTCGCGTTGTATACCGTCGCAACCGTCGTGATGTCAGCCATTTGCCCTCCAACGAATACTTGCCCCCTGTACAACAAGAAGCTGTCGTAGCTGCCCCCACCAACGAATACTTGCCCCCTGTCCAACAAGACGAAGCTGTCCCAGCCCATGAATTGTCTGCTGATGGTTACCGTTACAAGACCCAACGTCGCGTTGTCTACCGTCGTCATTAA
- the LOC135955237 gene encoding pupal cuticle protein G1A translates to MKFLIVLCAFVAAASADVSHLSNTYLPPTHHHAASAPAVSYSAAPSTSSYHVEAASAPAVSYSAPATQSYHVAASAPAVSYSAPATQSFHAAAPAVSYSAPATQSYHVAASAPAVSYSAPAPAVSYSAPATQSYHVAASAPAVSYSAPATQSYHVAASAPAVSYSAPATQSFHAAAPAVSYSAPATQSFHAAASAPAVSYSAPAPVASYSAPAATFESASYETAASEPAHTFSASEGYRYKTNKRRVIRRRRDVSHLSSEYLPPHQGASSSISSEYLPPVAASAPVAHYESAPSYSVAASAPAVSYSAPAVSYSAPAASYSAPAASYSAPAASYETASYETSASAPAHSFSSAEGYRYKTNKRRVIRRRRF, encoded by the exons ATG aAATTCTTGATCGTTTTGTGCGCATTCGTTGCTGCTGCATCTGCTGATGTCAGTCACTTGTCCAACACTTACTTGCCTCCCACTCACCATCATGCTGCCTCAGCTCCCGCTGTAAGCTATAGTGCTGCTCCTTCTACCTCTTCCTATCATGTTGAAGCTGCTTCCGCTCCAGCTGTATCCTACTCAGCTCCTGCTACTCAATCTTACCATGTAGCTGCTTCTGCTCCAGCTGTCTCCTACTCTGCTCCAGCTACTCAATCTTTCCACGCTGCTGCTCCAGCTGTCTCCTACTCTGCCCCAGCTACTCAATCTTACCATGTTGCTGCTTCAGCTCCAGCTGTATCTTACTCAGCTCCTGCTCCAGCTGTATCCTACTCTGCTCCTGCTACTCAATCCTACCATGTTGCTGCTTCTGCTCCAGCTGTATCTTACTCAGCTCCTGCTACTCAATCCTACCATGTTGCTGCTTCAGCTCCAGCTGTCTCATACTCTGCTCCAGCTACTCAATCTTTCCACGCTGCTGCTCCAGCTGTATCCTACTCTGCCCCAGCTACTCAATCTTTCCACGCTGCTGCTTCCGCTCCAGCTGTCTCTTACTCAGCTCCTGCTCCAGTTGCTTCTTACTCTGCTCCTGCTGCTACTTTTGAGTCCGCTTCTTATGAAACCGCTGCCTCCGAACCAGCTCACACTTTCTCTGCCTCCGAAGGTTACCGCTACAAGACCAACAAACGTCGCGTCATCCGTCGTCGTCGTGATGTCAGCCACTTGTCCAGCGAATACTTGCCTCCTCACCAAGGTGCCTCTTCTTCTATCTCTTCTGAGTACTTGCCCCCTGTAGCCGCTTCCGCTCCCGTTGCTCACTACGAATCAGCTCCCTCTTACTCCGTTGCTGCTTCCGCCCCAGCTGTCTCATACTCTGCCCCAGCTGTCTCATACTCTGCCCCAGCTGCCTCATACTCTGCCCCAGCTGCTTCCTACTCTGCCCCTGCTGCCTCATACGAAACAGCTTCTTATGAAACTTCTGCTTCCGCACCAGCTCACTCCTTCTCCTCTGCTGAAGGCTACCGTTACAAGACCAACAAACGTCGTGTCATCCGTCGTCGTCGTTTCTAA
- the LOC135955283 gene encoding uncharacterized protein LOC135955283 isoform X2: protein MKFFIVLCALVAAATADVSHLTNKYLPPTHQHAASAPAVSYSAPAPSYHVEAASAPAVSYSAPATQSYHVEAASAPAVSYSAPATQSYHVEAASAPAVSYSAPATQSYHVEAASAPAVSYSAPAASYETASYETAAAEPAHTFSSAEGYRYKTNKRRVIRRRREVSTEYLPPVAASAPVAQFESYEAPAASYETASYDVAASEPAHSFSSADGYRYRTSKRRVIRRRRRDVSSEYLPPVAASAPVAQYESYEAPAASYETASYDVAASEPAHSFSSDEGYRYRTAKRRVIRRRRRDVSHLSSEYLPPHQGAGSSVSSEYLPPVAASSQDVSYSAPAASYETASYDVAASEPAHSFSSAEGYRYKTNKRRVIRRRRDVSHLSSEYLPPVAASAPVAQYESYEAPAASYETASYDVAASEPAHSFSSAEGYRYKTSKRRVIRRRRRDVSHLSSEYLPPHQGASSSISSEYLPPVAASTPVAHFESAPSYSVAASAPAVSYSTPAASYETASYETSASAPAHSFSSAEGYRYKTAKRRVIRRRF, encoded by the exons ATG AAATTCTTTATCGTTTTGTGCGCCTTAGTTGCTGCCGCAACTGCTGATGTCAGCCACTTGACCAACAAGTACTTGCCTCCCACTCACCAACATGCTGCTTCAGCTCCCGCTGTTAGCTATAGCGCTCCTGCTCCTTCCTATCATGTTGAAGCTGCTTCCGCTCCAGCTGTTTCATACTCGGCTCCTGCTACTCAATCTTACCATGTTGAAGCTGCTTCTGCACCAGCTGTCTCCTACTCAGCTCCTGCTACTCAATCTTACCATGTTGAAGCTGCTTCTGCACCAGCTGTCTCTTACTCAGCTCCTGCTACTCAATCTTACCATGTTGAAGCTGCTTCTGCCCCAGCTGTCTCTTACTCAGCTCCCGCTGCTTCCTACGAGACTGCTTCTTATGAAACTGCTGCTGCTGAGCCAGCTCACACTTTCTCATCCGCTGAAGGTTACCGTTACAAGACCAACAAACGTCGCGTCATCCGTCGTCGTCGTGAAGTATCCACTGAATACTTGCCTCCAGTAGCCGCTTCCGCTCCAGTTGCTCAATTTGAATCATACGAAGCTCCTGCTGCCTCTTACGAAACTGCCTCTTATGATGTTGCTGCTTCAGAACCAGCTCACTCTTTCTCCTCTGCTGATGGCTACCGTTACAGAACCTCCAAACGTCGTGTCATCCGTCGTCGTCGTCGTGATGTGTCTTCTGAATACTTGCCTCCAGTAGCCGCTTCTGCTCCAGTTGCTCAATATGAATCATACGAAGCCCCTGCTGCCTCTTACGAAACTGCCTCTTATGATGTTGCTGCTTCAGAACCAGCTCACTCTTTCTCCTCTGATGAAGGTTACCGTTACAGAACCGCCAAACGTCGCGTCATCCGTCGTCGTCGTCGTGATGTCAGCCATTTGTCCAGCGAATACTTGCCCCCTCATCAAGGTGCCGGTTCTTCTGTCTCTTCTGAATACTTGCCTCCTGTAGCTGCTTCCAGCCAAGATGTCTCATACTCCGCCCCTGCTGCTTCTTACGAAACTGCCTCTTATGATGTTGCTGCTTCAGAGCCAGCTCACTCCTTCTCCTCTGCTGAAGGTTACCGTTACAAGACCAACAAACGTCGCGTCATCCGTCGTCGTCGTGATGTCAGCCACTTGTCCAGCGAATACTTGCCTCCAGTAGCCGCTTCCGCTCCAGTTGCTCAATATGAATCATACGAAGCCCCTGCTGCCTCTTACGAAACTGCCTCTTATGATGTTGCTGCTTCAGAACCAGCTCACTCCTTCTCCTCTGCTGAAGGTTACCGTTACAAGACCTCCAAACGTCGTGTCATCCGT CGTCGTCGTCGTGATGTCAGCCACTTGTCCAGCGAATACTTGCCTCCTCACCAAGGAGCCTCTTCTTCCATCTCCTCTGAATACTTGCCTCCTGTAGCCGCTTCCACTCCCGTTGCTCACTTCGAATCAGCTCCCTCTTACTCCGTTGCTGCTTCTGCTCCCGCAGTCTCCTACTCTACCCCAGCTGCCTCATACGAAACAGCTTCTTATGAAACATCTGCTTCCGCACCAGCTCACTCCTTCTCCTCGGCTGAAGGCTACCGTTACAAGACCGCTAAGCGTCGTGTCATCCGTCGTCGTTTCTAA
- the LOC135955283 gene encoding uncharacterized protein LOC135955283 isoform X1, with translation MKFFIVLCALVAAATADVSHLTNKYLPPTHQHAASAPAVSYSAPAPSYHVEAASAPAVSYSAPATQSYHVEAASAPAVSYSAPATQSYHVEAASAPAVSYSAPATQSYHVEAASAPAVSYSAPAASYETASYETAAAEPAHTFSSAEGYRYKTNKRRVIRRRREVSTEYLPPVAASAPVAQFESYEAPAASYETASYDVAASEPAHSFSSADGYRYRTSKRRVIRRRRRDVSSEYLPPVAASAPVAQYESYEAPAASYETASYDVAASEPAHSFSSDEGYRYRTAKRRVIRRRRRDVSHLSSEYLPPHQGAGSSVSSEYLPPVAASSQDVSYSAPAASYETASYDVAASEPAHSFSSAEGYRYKTNKRRVIRRRRDVSHLSSEYLPPVAASAPVAQYESYEAPAASYETASYDVAASEPAHSFSSAEGYRYKTSKRRVIRRRRDVSHLSSEYLPPVAASAPVAQYESYEAPAASYETASYDVAASEPAHSFSSDEGYRYRTAKRRVIRRRRDVSHLSSEYLPPHQGASSSISSEYLPPVAASTPVAHFESAPSYSVAASAPAVSYSTPAASYETASYETSASAPAHSFSSAEGYRYKTAKRRVIRRRF, from the exons ATG AAATTCTTTATCGTTTTGTGCGCCTTAGTTGCTGCCGCAACTGCTGATGTCAGCCACTTGACCAACAAGTACTTGCCTCCCACTCACCAACATGCTGCTTCAGCTCCCGCTGTTAGCTATAGCGCTCCTGCTCCTTCCTATCATGTTGAAGCTGCTTCCGCTCCAGCTGTTTCATACTCGGCTCCTGCTACTCAATCTTACCATGTTGAAGCTGCTTCTGCACCAGCTGTCTCCTACTCAGCTCCTGCTACTCAATCTTACCATGTTGAAGCTGCTTCTGCACCAGCTGTCTCTTACTCAGCTCCTGCTACTCAATCTTACCATGTTGAAGCTGCTTCTGCCCCAGCTGTCTCTTACTCAGCTCCCGCTGCTTCCTACGAGACTGCTTCTTATGAAACTGCTGCTGCTGAGCCAGCTCACACTTTCTCATCCGCTGAAGGTTACCGTTACAAGACCAACAAACGTCGCGTCATCCGTCGTCGTCGTGAAGTATCCACTGAATACTTGCCTCCAGTAGCCGCTTCCGCTCCAGTTGCTCAATTTGAATCATACGAAGCTCCTGCTGCCTCTTACGAAACTGCCTCTTATGATGTTGCTGCTTCAGAACCAGCTCACTCTTTCTCCTCTGCTGATGGCTACCGTTACAGAACCTCCAAACGTCGTGTCATCCGTCGTCGTCGTCGTGATGTGTCTTCTGAATACTTGCCTCCAGTAGCCGCTTCTGCTCCAGTTGCTCAATATGAATCATACGAAGCCCCTGCTGCCTCTTACGAAACTGCCTCTTATGATGTTGCTGCTTCAGAACCAGCTCACTCTTTCTCCTCTGATGAAGGTTACCGTTACAGAACCGCCAAACGTCGCGTCATCCGTCGTCGTCGTCGTGATGTCAGCCATTTGTCCAGCGAATACTTGCCCCCTCATCAAGGTGCCGGTTCTTCTGTCTCTTCTGAATACTTGCCTCCTGTAGCTGCTTCCAGCCAAGATGTCTCATACTCCGCCCCTGCTGCTTCTTACGAAACTGCCTCTTATGATGTTGCTGCTTCAGAGCCAGCTCACTCCTTCTCCTCTGCTGAAGGTTACCGTTACAAGACCAACAAACGTCGCGTCATCCGTCGTCGTCGTGATGTCAGCCACTTGTCCAGCGAATACTTGCCTCCAGTAGCCGCTTCCGCTCCAGTTGCTCAATATGAATCATACGAAGCCCCTGCTGCCTCTTACGAAACTGCCTCTTATGATGTTGCTGCTTCAGAACCAGCTCACTCCTTCTCCTCTGCTGAAGGTTACCGTTACAAGACCTCCAAACGTCGTGTCATCCGTCGTCGTCGTGATGTCAGCCACTTGTCCAGCGAATACTTGCCTCCTGTAGCCGCTTCCGCTCCAGTTGCTCAATACGAGTCATACGAAGCTCCTGCTGCCTCTTATGAAACTGCCTCTTATGATGTAGCTGCCTCCGAACCAGCTCACTCCTTCTCCTCTGATGAAGGTTACCGTTACAGAACCGCCAAGCGTCGCGTCATCCGTCGTCGTCGTGATGTCAGCCACTTGTCCAGCGAATACTTGCCTCCTCACCAAGGAGCCTCTTCTTCCATCTCCTCTGAATACTTGCCTCCTGTAGCCGCTTCCACTCCCGTTGCTCACTTCGAATCAGCTCCCTCTTACTCCGTTGCTGCTTCTGCTCCCGCAGTCTCCTACTCTACCCCAGCTGCCTCATACGAAACAGCTTCTTATGAAACATCTGCTTCCGCACCAGCTCACTCCTTCTCCTCGGCTGAAGGCTACCGTTACAAGACCGCTAAGCGTCGTGTCATCCGTCGTCGTTTCTAA
- the LOC135955283 gene encoding uncharacterized protein LOC135955283 isoform X3 yields MKFFIVLCALVAAATADVSHLTNKYLPPTHQHAASAPAVSYSAPAPSYHVEAASAPAVSYSAPATQSYHVEAASAPAVSYSAPATQSYHVEAASAPAVSYSAPATQSYHVEAASAPAVSYSAPAASYETASYETAAAEPAHTFSSAEGYRYKTNKRRVIRRRREVSTEYLPPVAASAPVAQFESYEAPAASYETASYDVAASEPAHSFSSADGYRYRTSKRRVIRRRRRDVSSEYLPPVAASAPVAQYESYEAPAASYETASYDVAASEPAHSFSSDEGYRYRTAKRRVIRRRRRDVSHLSSEYLPPVAASAPVAQYESYEAPAASYETASYDVAASEPAHSFSSAEGYRYKTSKRRVIRRRRDVSHLSSEYLPPVAASAPVAQYESYEAPAASYETASYDVAASEPAHSFSSDEGYRYRTAKRRVIRRRRDVSHLSSEYLPPHQGASSSISSEYLPPVAASTPVAHFESAPSYSVAASAPAVSYSTPAASYETASYETSASAPAHSFSSAEGYRYKTAKRRVIRRRF; encoded by the exons ATG AAATTCTTTATCGTTTTGTGCGCCTTAGTTGCTGCCGCAACTGCTGATGTCAGCCACTTGACCAACAAGTACTTGCCTCCCACTCACCAACATGCTGCTTCAGCTCCCGCTGTTAGCTATAGCGCTCCTGCTCCTTCCTATCATGTTGAAGCTGCTTCCGCTCCAGCTGTTTCATACTCGGCTCCTGCTACTCAATCTTACCATGTTGAAGCTGCTTCTGCACCAGCTGTCTCCTACTCAGCTCCTGCTACTCAATCTTACCATGTTGAAGCTGCTTCTGCACCAGCTGTCTCTTACTCAGCTCCTGCTACTCAATCTTACCATGTTGAAGCTGCTTCTGCCCCAGCTGTCTCTTACTCAGCTCCCGCTGCTTCCTACGAGACTGCTTCTTATGAAACTGCTGCTGCTGAGCCAGCTCACACTTTCTCATCCGCTGAAGGTTACCGTTACAAGACCAACAAACGTCGCGTCATCCGTCGTCGTCGTGAAGTATCCACTGAATACTTGCCTCCAGTAGCCGCTTCCGCTCCAGTTGCTCAATTTGAATCATACGAAGCTCCTGCTGCCTCTTACGAAACTGCCTCTTATGATGTTGCTGCTTCAGAACCAGCTCACTCTTTCTCCTCTGCTGATGGCTACCGTTACAGAACCTCCAAACGTCGTGTCATCCGTCGTCGTCGTCGTGATGTGTCTTCTGAATACTTGCCTCCAGTAGCCGCTTCTGCTCCAGTTGCTCAATATGAATCATACGAAGCCCCTGCTGCCTCTTACGAAACTGCCTCTTATGATGTTGCTGCTTCAGAACCAGCTCACTCTTTCTCCTCTGATGAAGGTTACCGTTACAGAACCGCCAAACGTCGCGTCATCCGT CGTCGTCGTCGTGATGTCAGCCACTTGTCCAGCGAATACTTGCCTCCAGTAGCCGCTTCCGCTCCAGTTGCTCAATATGAATCATACGAAGCCCCTGCTGCCTCTTACGAAACTGCCTCTTATGATGTTGCTGCTTCAGAACCAGCTCACTCCTTCTCCTCTGCTGAAGGTTACCGTTACAAGACCTCCAAACGTCGTGTCATCCGTCGTCGTCGTGATGTCAGCCACTTGTCCAGCGAATACTTGCCTCCTGTAGCCGCTTCCGCTCCAGTTGCTCAATACGAGTCATACGAAGCTCCTGCTGCCTCTTATGAAACTGCCTCTTATGATGTAGCTGCCTCCGAACCAGCTCACTCCTTCTCCTCTGATGAAGGTTACCGTTACAGAACCGCCAAGCGTCGCGTCATCCGTCGTCGTCGTGATGTCAGCCACTTGTCCAGCGAATACTTGCCTCCTCACCAAGGAGCCTCTTCTTCCATCTCCTCTGAATACTTGCCTCCTGTAGCCGCTTCCACTCCCGTTGCTCACTTCGAATCAGCTCCCTCTTACTCCGTTGCTGCTTCTGCTCCCGCAGTCTCCTACTCTACCCCAGCTGCCTCATACGAAACAGCTTCTTATGAAACATCTGCTTCCGCACCAGCTCACTCCTTCTCCTCGGCTGAAGGCTACCGTTACAAGACCGCTAAGCGTCGTGTCATCCGTCGTCGTTTCTAA